The candidate division KSB1 bacterium genome has a window encoding:
- a CDS encoding TonB-dependent receptor, which translates to MRVRRRLLCVLCLAIASQLLAGTTGKVTGVVRDKASGLPLAGASVLVEGTMLGAATGSDGTFFIINVPPGSYSLTAQMMGYSRTTVAGVRVNADLTTRVDFALPETTITLPEVVVTAERPFIQRDVTSSIAVVDQERIDALPVQSFTEVLATQAGVIARGSSLHIRGGRGNEVGYLVDGMYVEDPLFGGLGTRVNNDAIKELTLLSGTFSAEYGDALSGIVNIVTREGSDVVSGSIETRTSQFGIAPYHDYGEWRTNGYVSGPLLKSKLSYFLSGEQNQRDSWLPFGYRREATGFAKLTARPAPWLKVAISGRYSETKSQPYNHLWKYIPEQYTRTRSHSRQAILSLTHSVSARMFYDVRLSVFSQDYYSGVDKDTSEYVPPAVRQYVPWAGNGYEFYSKADPLQLTKSKTHTLDLKSDFVWQIGQRNELKSGFEVKQHHLRLFDIYDPTRDFPYINDYNQKPLEGSAYLQDKIEYPYLTVNIGLRFDYANARTKFRASPLDPASEQKVKPKWQLSPRIGIAHPVSERTKLHFAYGHFFQNPEYQYFYENRQYDLNVREPLFGQPDLDAEKTVAYETGLAHQFSNALAAHVTAYYKDVTGLIGTHYYMPYFSGRYVGYTLYVNEDYANIKGFEVNVEYRPKPAVQGSLTYTYSVAKGSASSETEQYPGTQESTLLYFLDFDKTHVLNASLSARFGTGEGPELLGVYPLAHTDWSFMLSASSGFPYTPSGRDVGFVIRNSARMPSNYTLDCEVGRTFPLMGVKVRLFVETLNLTNFKNVVYVYPDTGEPDFTRQGNHSLEYMRDPSNYGPPRRLRIGLGVRL; encoded by the coding sequence ATGAGGGTGCGGAGGCGTTTGCTGTGTGTCCTGTGCTTGGCGATAGCCTCGCAGCTCCTGGCCGGCACGACGGGAAAGGTCACCGGCGTGGTGAGGGACAAGGCCAGCGGCTTGCCCCTTGCGGGCGCAAGCGTGCTCGTCGAAGGAACCATGCTGGGCGCGGCCACTGGTTCAGATGGCACCTTCTTCATCATCAACGTGCCGCCAGGGAGCTATTCGCTGACCGCGCAGATGATGGGCTACAGCCGCACCACCGTCGCTGGGGTGCGGGTAAACGCCGATCTCACGACCAGGGTTGACTTTGCGCTGCCGGAGACCACCATAACTCTGCCGGAGGTCGTGGTCACGGCGGAGAGGCCTTTCATCCAGAGGGATGTGACCAGCAGCATCGCGGTGGTTGACCAGGAACGCATAGACGCCCTGCCGGTGCAGAGCTTCACCGAGGTGCTGGCCACGCAAGCCGGAGTAATCGCCCGAGGAAGTAGCCTCCACATTCGCGGTGGGCGCGGCAACGAGGTCGGGTACCTGGTCGACGGCATGTATGTGGAAGATCCGCTGTTCGGGGGTCTGGGTACCAGGGTCAACAACGACGCCATCAAGGAGCTCACCCTTCTGAGCGGCACCTTCAGCGCAGAGTACGGGGACGCACTGAGCGGCATTGTCAACATCGTCACCAGGGAGGGCTCTGATGTTGTTTCCGGCAGTATAGAGACGCGAACGAGCCAGTTCGGGATAGCCCCTTATCATGACTACGGCGAGTGGCGTACCAACGGCTACGTGAGCGGCCCGCTGCTGAAGAGCAAGCTCTCCTATTTTCTTTCCGGCGAACAGAATCAGCGAGACAGCTGGTTGCCTTTTGGCTATCGGCGAGAGGCAACGGGCTTTGCCAAGCTGACAGCGCGCCCGGCCCCTTGGCTGAAAGTCGCCATAAGCGGTCGCTACAGCGAGACCAAGAGCCAGCCGTACAACCACCTCTGGAAATACATCCCTGAACAGTACACCCGCACGCGGTCACATAGTCGACAGGCCATCTTGTCTTTGACACATTCGGTCTCTGCCCGGATGTTCTACGATGTGCGGCTGTCGGTGTTCAGTCAAGACTACTACAGCGGGGTTGACAAGGACACCTCGGAGTATGTGCCTCCTGCAGTGCGGCAGTATGTGCCGTGGGCTGGCAACGGCTACGAGTTCTACAGCAAGGCGGATCCCTTGCAGCTCACCAAGAGCAAGACGCACACCCTCGACCTGAAGAGCGATTTCGTGTGGCAGATCGGCCAGCGCAACGAGCTAAAGTCGGGCTTCGAGGTCAAGCAACACCATCTCCGCCTATTCGACATCTATGACCCCACCAGGGATTTTCCGTACATCAACGACTACAATCAGAAACCGCTGGAGGGCTCGGCGTACCTGCAGGACAAGATCGAGTACCCCTACCTGACGGTGAACATCGGCCTGCGTTTTGACTATGCCAATGCGCGCACCAAGTTCCGCGCTAGCCCGTTAGACCCTGCCAGCGAGCAGAAGGTCAAGCCCAAATGGCAGCTCAGTCCGCGTATCGGCATCGCTCATCCGGTGAGCGAGCGCACCAAACTACACTTTGCCTATGGGCACTTTTTCCAGAATCCGGAATACCAGTACTTCTACGAAAACCGGCAATACGATTTGAACGTGCGTGAGCCTCTCTTCGGGCAGCCGGACCTTGATGCCGAAAAGACGGTGGCCTACGAGACCGGGCTCGCCCACCAGTTCAGCAATGCGTTGGCCGCCCACGTGACCGCCTATTACAAGGACGTGACCGGACTGATTGGCACGCACTACTACATGCCCTACTTCTCCGGCAGATATGTGGGATACACGCTGTACGTGAACGAGGATTACGCGAACATCAAGGGTTTTGAGGTCAATGTGGAGTACCGGCCAAAGCCGGCAGTGCAAGGCTCGTTGACTTACACCTACTCGGTGGCCAAAGGGAGTGCCTCTTCCGAGACAGAGCAATATCCTGGCACGCAGGAATCCACGCTGCTCTACTTTTTGGACTTTGACAAGACACACGTGCTCAATGCCTCTCTCAGTGCCCGCTTTGGTACAGGAGAGGGCCCAGAACTCCTGGGGGTCTACCCCTTGGCCCATACTGATTGGAGTTTCATGCTGAGCGCCAGCAGCGGTTTCCCTTACACGCCTTCCGGGCGCGATGTGGGTTTCGTGATCAGGAATTCGGCGCGCATGCCCTCCAACTACACGCTGGACTGCGAGGTCGGGCGAACGTTTCCCCTGATGGGCGTGAAGGTGCGGCTCTTTGTCGAGACGCTAAACCTGACCAACTTCAAGAACGTCGTCTACGTCTATCCTGATACCGGAGAACCGGATTTTACGCGCCAGGGAAATCATTCCCTGGAATATATGCGCGACCCAAGCAACTATGGGCCACCGCGCCGCCTGCGTATCGGACTTGGCGTGCGGTTGTGA
- a CDS encoding PorV/PorQ family protein yields MQRTLTLFAAVSVAAMLALALPGPAQAQNPNLGTAGAQFLQIPVGAQAVGMAGAYLGMAEDAVALFWNPAGITYVERQAVHFSHLQWFATVHMTSVAYVLNLERWGVFGVSANSLGMDKMEVTTELQPEGSGEFWDAQDVSLGVTYARGLTDRMSVGVTAKYVRQRIWHESASGVAFDVGTQYRLDFRQLVIAMAMTNFGADLRLDGRDLDVVHDRNVSIPRNRLTPARLQTETYPLPLHFQVGIAFDVYRSPFLALRAAVDAAHPNDNNERINLGAELALRQVAFLRAGYRYNYDEEDWTLGAGVRLPLARSRVRVDYAYSFFNLLDDVQRFSLGIEF; encoded by the coding sequence ATGCAGAGGACTCTTACCCTATTTGCGGCGGTGAGCGTTGCGGCAATGCTCGCGCTCGCCCTGCCTGGCCCCGCGCAGGCCCAGAATCCTAATTTGGGCACCGCTGGGGCGCAGTTTCTGCAGATTCCGGTCGGAGCACAGGCGGTGGGCATGGCAGGGGCTTACCTGGGGATGGCCGAGGACGCTGTGGCCCTGTTCTGGAATCCGGCGGGCATCACCTACGTGGAGCGGCAGGCGGTCCACTTCTCGCACCTGCAGTGGTTCGCAACCGTCCACATGACCTCTGTGGCCTATGTGCTCAACCTTGAGCGCTGGGGAGTCTTTGGTGTCTCCGCAAACTCCTTAGGCATGGACAAGATGGAGGTGACCACCGAGCTGCAGCCAGAAGGGAGCGGCGAGTTCTGGGATGCGCAGGACGTCTCGTTGGGGGTGACGTACGCCCGCGGATTGACCGACCGCATGTCGGTGGGCGTGACCGCCAAGTACGTGCGCCAGAGGATCTGGCACGAGAGCGCCAGCGGCGTGGCCTTCGATGTGGGTACGCAGTACCGGCTGGACTTCCGCCAGCTGGTTATCGCCATGGCTATGACGAACTTTGGCGCCGACCTGCGCTTGGATGGTCGCGACCTCGATGTGGTCCACGACCGCAATGTCTCGATCCCTCGCAACCGCCTCACCCCGGCACGGCTCCAGACAGAGACCTATCCGTTGCCGTTGCACTTTCAGGTGGGCATTGCCTTCGATGTGTACCGTTCGCCTTTCCTGGCCTTGCGGGCAGCCGTGGATGCGGCACACCCGAACGACAACAACGAGCGGATCAATCTCGGTGCGGAGCTGGCCCTGCGGCAGGTCGCCTTCCTGCGGGCGGGGTATCGCTACAACTACGATGAGGAGGACTGGACGCTGGGGGCGGGAGTGCGACTACCCTTGGCGCGCTCGCGGGTGCGCGTGGACTATGCCTACTCGTTTTTCAACCTTCTGGATGACGTGCAGAGGTTCTCCCTGGGGATAGAGTTCTGA
- a CDS encoding T9SS type A sorting domain-containing protein, translating into MEKRVFLLVALVAVLMMASQSFAQARGETGAVGLYLTNAGQIRLYAPSNSGTRHVGRITMSAGLSMDAVYDYVQDADKVINAYKLATPTKADVELYTEADNSYSNLPPNVHVRVHLYGWNNDKFFLARFAVVNMAAETVQLYLGATVVPMVGAGYDGTCEWNATHRIAYNYRGTDPPHLGVALVSGEPYSYKIRDWHDYSPDPNSDQAHDSTRFKMLTETGFDGPLTFGVDGAIYNVNAGAYTLAPGDSAVLTYAVVYGDGLADLLANVQAARARYRAAFPPSRVRVTFVANTATVPDTLGPSSTVQVRGSGGPLTWSGASPVFLQNVGGDYWKGTAEFTPGERVEFKFYTNAHDTVYGGAEWEHQGWEGDVATGNRVLVVGDADTTLPLQFVNGWLWGAEQYARPWVEEPNSFVVWVRVNVQGWEDFNPAAQVIGLRGSNNVDWGQTGEISWGRTYPLVRESDHVNMGSRQYSGGYFYSGAVHVPDQYAGHGIEFKVVVHRAGAALDEDWGNLVYNPSLQNHVDLSGVDTTVHWFWFDNKRPRAVEHRDQVVVTWVADLGQAIANFGFAHGDTLLVRSGYFGTAAGVRTVQMRRLGFTSRYTATDTVVATIGGKLDYQYYKVKKGIEYREIYYNFYYAGETVGEAERRVVDPIGGAVITVEDVVASKSDIHRMPLFRNTAVVARPVTVTFTCDARPAVYQVLAGSTLRDIQGTLHVTSADQVVAWGLAMNGPATGDWGTWGAGLMADPAHRMYDDGTHGDLVAGDTVYTLVCFYSPDSNDVVGQEFKFGVGGGDNEGGYGNNHIENIDDSVPASMVASQFGSIDPVFYSAWDYDNQRPRTGVEVVSREVPREYRLGNYPNPFNPETEVRYEVARAGRVRVEVYNLLGVRIARLVDEEQMPGTYRVRWDGRDELGRQVVSGVYVCRLVAGEVVKTTKMVLVR; encoded by the coding sequence ATGGAAAAGCGGGTTTTTCTCTTGGTCGCCTTGGTCGCTGTGCTGATGATGGCATCCCAATCGTTTGCACAGGCCAGGGGCGAGACAGGGGCAGTGGGATTGTATCTGACCAACGCGGGGCAGATTCGACTCTACGCGCCGAGTAACTCAGGGACGCGGCATGTGGGTCGCATCACAATGTCGGCAGGCCTCTCCATGGACGCCGTGTATGACTACGTCCAGGATGCCGACAAGGTAATCAACGCCTACAAGCTTGCCACACCCACCAAGGCCGACGTGGAGCTGTACACGGAGGCCGACAATAGCTACTCCAATCTGCCGCCGAACGTGCACGTGCGCGTGCACCTCTATGGCTGGAACAATGACAAGTTCTTTTTGGCGCGCTTTGCGGTGGTCAACATGGCTGCAGAGACCGTGCAGCTCTACCTGGGTGCCACGGTAGTGCCGATGGTTGGCGCAGGATACGACGGTACTTGCGAATGGAATGCCACCCACCGCATCGCCTACAACTATCGCGGCACCGATCCCCCACACCTGGGCGTGGCGCTGGTTTCTGGGGAGCCGTATTCCTACAAGATCCGTGACTGGCACGACTACTCGCCAGATCCCAACTCGGACCAGGCGCACGACTCCACGCGCTTCAAGATGCTGACCGAGACGGGCTTTGACGGTCCGCTGACGTTCGGCGTAGACGGGGCAATCTACAATGTTAACGCTGGTGCCTACACCCTTGCCCCCGGCGACTCGGCGGTTCTCACCTACGCGGTAGTGTACGGCGACGGGCTGGCCGATCTGCTCGCCAATGTGCAAGCAGCCAGGGCGCGCTATCGTGCTGCATTCCCCCCATCTCGCGTGCGTGTCACTTTTGTGGCGAACACGGCGACGGTGCCGGACACGTTGGGGCCGAGCTCGACGGTGCAGGTGCGAGGCAGTGGTGGGCCGTTGACGTGGAGTGGGGCATCGCCGGTGTTTTTGCAGAATGTGGGTGGCGACTACTGGAAGGGGACGGCGGAGTTCACTCCTGGGGAGCGGGTGGAGTTTAAGTTTTACACCAATGCGCACGACACGGTGTATGGGGGAGCGGAGTGGGAGCACCAGGGTTGGGAGGGGGATGTGGCGACCGGCAATCGGGTGTTGGTGGTGGGGGATGCGGACACGACCTTGCCGTTGCAGTTTGTGAATGGCTGGTTGTGGGGTGCGGAGCAGTATGCGCGGCCGTGGGTAGAGGAGCCGAACAGTTTTGTGGTATGGGTGCGGGTGAATGTGCAGGGGTGGGAGGATTTCAACCCGGCGGCGCAGGTGATAGGGTTGCGGGGTTCGAACAATGTGGATTGGGGTCAGACGGGTGAGATTTCGTGGGGGCGGACGTATCCGTTGGTGCGGGAGAGCGACCATGTGAACATGGGTTCTCGGCAGTACAGTGGGGGGTATTTCTACAGTGGTGCGGTGCATGTGCCGGATCAGTATGCGGGGCATGGGATAGAGTTCAAGGTGGTGGTGCACCGTGCGGGTGCGGCGTTGGATGAGGATTGGGGCAATTTGGTGTACAATCCGAGTTTGCAGAATCACGTGGACTTGAGTGGGGTGGACACGACGGTGCACTGGTTTTGGTTTGACAACAAGCGGCCGCGCGCGGTGGAGCATCGGGATCAGGTGGTGGTGACGTGGGTAGCGGATTTGGGGCAGGCGATTGCGAATTTTGGTTTTGCGCATGGGGACACGTTGTTGGTGCGCTCGGGGTATTTTGGCACGGCGGCGGGGGTGCGCACGGTGCAGATGCGGCGGCTTGGGTTTACCTCGCGCTACACGGCCACCGACACGGTGGTGGCCACGATAGGGGGGAAGTTGGACTACCAGTACTACAAGGTGAAGAAGGGGATAGAGTATCGTGAGATTTACTATAACTTTTACTATGCTGGGGAGACGGTGGGGGAGGCGGAGCGGCGGGTGGTGGATCCGATAGGGGGGGCGGTCATCACGGTGGAGGATGTGGTGGCCAGCAAGTCGGACATACACCGGATGCCGTTGTTCCGGAACACGGCGGTGGTGGCGCGGCCGGTGACGGTGACGTTCACCTGTGATGCGCGGCCTGCGGTGTACCAGGTGTTGGCGGGGAGCACGTTGCGGGACATTCAGGGGACCTTGCATGTGACCTCAGCCGATCAGGTGGTGGCGTGGGGTTTGGCGATGAACGGGCCGGCCACGGGAGACTGGGGTACCTGGGGTGCGGGCTTGATGGCGGATCCGGCGCACCGCATGTACGATGACGGCACGCATGGTGACCTGGTGGCGGGGGACACGGTGTACACGTTGGTGTGCTTTTACTCGCCTGATTCGAACGATGTGGTGGGTCAGGAGTTCAAGTTTGGGGTAGGGGGAGGCGACAATGAGGGTGGTTATGGGAACAACCACATCGAGAACATCGACGACAGTGTGCCGGCTTCCATGGTTGCGTCGCAGTTTGGCAGCATTGATCCGGTGTTTTACAGTGCGTGGGATTATGACAATCAGCGGCCGAGGACGGGGGTGGAGGTGGTGAGTCGGGAGGTGCCGAGGGAGTATCGGTTGGGCAACTACCCGAACCCGTTCAATCCGGAGACGGAGGTGCGGTACGAGGTGGCACGGGCGGGGCGCGTGCGGGTGGAGGTGTACAACCTGCTTGGGGTGCGGATAGCGCGTTTGGTGGATGAGGAGCAGATGCCCGGGACCTACCGTGTGCGGTGGGACGGCCGCGATGAGCTGGGACGCCAGGTGGTTTCCGGGGTGTATGTGTGTCGGCTGGTGGCTGGTGAGGTGGTGAAGACGACCAAGATGGTGTTGGTGCGCTAA
- a CDS encoding alpha-amylase family glycosyl hydrolase, producing the protein MKTRGEKAHGFLPSWSCGERKGGLLVKKVLSPRLRAGAAVIGLLSLTTWVQGQGLVQVTFRHYPTSTRVVRAFVPGTFNNWGPNSNGRIYPNAPSQMEYVDSLGFYVKRVALTVGTTQQYKFHEHYDPSGALWQWFTDPLNPRINYADNNNSVLPVEPAMVFELWPPKDAVLSNQTPTIVAAICVVQGDSVLLEQSTVSVDGKVWGSFAGRMVEGLSLLRFPLRELTSGVHAVRVDVRTRQGRHASDSTFFTYVAGAVYFETPSTDSCWAGARTIRWRTAPGVVARTVTLYQVGSHPLVFQPSASGEYQWTVNLRYGMNRFVVTVTDTGGVTSTSDTLCLRYPPPQAPQPQIAFERVGRKIRVSGRGNDPQGKSVSFLWSCQETNPAALVGVEGRSDSTFEIDLPPVPGDYALKLTVTDPDGHVNSTVNFFSVVNDSELVIPQLSTVPLWVAQACVYCMFVRSFTPQGTLRAATDSLDHIRRMGCNVIWVLPVMDVEGTVDQGTNIGYNIVDFYHVEPYYGTEDDFRQFVRRAHELGLRVILDVTPNHTSRSHPLALNVRAKKRFSRYYDFYQHSIIPHDDNGLGQSVSADGIVYYSGFSDALLNWNWADEEARQYMLAVYTHWLRTYEVDGFRLDVYWGPHRRYGRAAFDEPLRQALRAAKADIMLLGESNGTGSGSEVQYADQGGGMDVGYDWMLSGAVDRFPTISTLDARLYNAGYRPGPNSFFLRFLENQDEDRVAYRYTSIEKTVPVSTAVFLSTGIPLLYQGQEVGMGYGMSGSRDYRVRSTVNWQNPAATVLARHYQKLVHIRAQFPAFARQFEDSNGDLRIDGADRSVQVRLSTSAADVYAFGRPWQDQNGVVVMNFSGTPVACEVVVQPISWAEFSDPFDPAKWYYLNDLYAGQSSPMLGASLDRLRVSLAAYGVGVFTISTVEQRVQLPPLTVAVDRPDQEGAIVGWQLLQNYPNPFNSVTKIRYWLASACEVHLQVFDVRGRRVKTLFEGGQSEGEHVAMWDGSAEDGKQVPTGLYFVRLLTREWTDVRKMVLVR; encoded by the coding sequence ATGAAGACCCGAGGGGAGAAGGCCCATGGCTTTCTCCCCTCTTGGTCATGCGGCGAACGAAAGGGCGGGCTGTTGGTCAAGAAAGTGCTTTCGCCAAGGTTGAGAGCCGGTGCGGCCGTGATTGGTCTCCTGAGCCTGACAACGTGGGTGCAAGGTCAGGGTCTGGTGCAGGTGACCTTTCGGCACTACCCGACCTCCACAAGGGTGGTGCGCGCCTTTGTGCCCGGAACGTTCAATAACTGGGGTCCGAACAGTAACGGGCGCATCTATCCCAACGCGCCATCCCAGATGGAGTATGTCGACTCGCTGGGTTTCTACGTGAAGCGCGTTGCTCTGACTGTGGGCACGACGCAGCAGTACAAGTTCCATGAACACTACGACCCCTCGGGCGCGCTGTGGCAGTGGTTCACCGACCCCCTCAATCCGCGCATCAACTACGCGGACAACAACAATTCCGTCCTGCCGGTTGAGCCGGCCATGGTGTTTGAACTTTGGCCGCCCAAGGACGCGGTGCTGAGCAATCAGACGCCCACGATTGTGGCCGCCATATGCGTCGTGCAGGGGGATTCTGTCCTGCTCGAACAGTCGACGGTGAGCGTCGATGGCAAGGTGTGGGGCAGCTTTGCCGGCCGCATGGTGGAGGGGTTATCTCTTCTCCGCTTTCCTCTTCGGGAGCTGACCAGCGGTGTGCATGCGGTACGCGTGGACGTGCGCACTCGGCAAGGGCGACACGCGAGTGATTCCACGTTTTTCACTTACGTGGCGGGGGCGGTGTATTTCGAGACGCCCTCTACCGACAGCTGCTGGGCCGGTGCCCGCACCATTCGCTGGCGCACGGCGCCGGGGGTGGTCGCGCGCACGGTGACTCTCTACCAAGTGGGCAGCCACCCGCTCGTGTTTCAACCTTCCGCTTCCGGGGAGTACCAGTGGACCGTCAATCTGCGCTACGGGATGAATCGCTTTGTGGTGACGGTCACCGACACCGGTGGCGTGACCAGCACCTCAGACACCCTTTGCTTGCGCTACCCGCCGCCACAGGCGCCACAGCCGCAGATTGCCTTTGAGCGCGTCGGGCGGAAAATACGCGTCTCTGGCAGGGGGAACGACCCGCAGGGCAAGAGCGTCAGTTTTCTTTGGTCCTGTCAGGAGACGAACCCGGCAGCGCTCGTCGGAGTGGAGGGGCGTAGCGATTCGACCTTCGAAATCGATCTCCCGCCCGTTCCCGGTGACTATGCACTGAAATTGACTGTCACCGACCCGGATGGGCATGTGAACTCCACAGTCAACTTTTTCAGCGTGGTAAACGACTCTGAGCTCGTGATTCCTCAGCTCTCCACTGTTCCCCTCTGGGTGGCACAGGCGTGCGTGTACTGCATGTTTGTGAGGTCGTTTACCCCGCAAGGGACGTTGCGGGCGGCCACCGATAGCCTCGATCACATCCGGCGAATGGGGTGCAACGTCATCTGGGTGCTGCCGGTGATGGACGTGGAGGGCACAGTCGATCAGGGAACAAACATTGGCTACAACATCGTCGATTTCTACCATGTCGAGCCTTACTACGGCACGGAGGATGACTTCCGCCAGTTCGTGCGCCGCGCCCACGAGTTAGGGCTACGGGTGATTTTGGACGTCACGCCCAATCACACCAGCCGTTCGCACCCATTGGCCTTGAACGTGCGCGCCAAGAAGCGCTTTAGCAGGTACTACGACTTTTATCAACACTCCATCATTCCGCACGATGACAACGGCTTAGGACAGAGTGTGTCCGCAGACGGTATCGTGTACTACTCCGGCTTTTCGGACGCCTTGCTGAACTGGAACTGGGCTGACGAGGAGGCGCGGCAGTACATGCTGGCTGTTTACACGCACTGGCTGCGCACCTATGAGGTCGACGGCTTCCGCCTTGACGTGTACTGGGGGCCACACCGTCGCTATGGGCGCGCTGCCTTCGATGAGCCGCTTCGCCAGGCCCTGCGCGCGGCAAAGGCCGATATCATGCTCTTGGGAGAGAGCAACGGCACCGGCAGCGGCTCGGAGGTGCAATATGCCGACCAAGGTGGCGGCATGGATGTGGGCTATGACTGGATGCTCAGCGGAGCGGTCGACCGCTTCCCTACCATCTCCACGCTGGACGCTCGTCTGTACAATGCTGGGTATCGACCTGGGCCAAACTCGTTCTTCCTGCGCTTCTTGGAGAATCAGGATGAAGACCGCGTGGCCTACCGCTACACCAGCATCGAAAAGACCGTGCCAGTGTCCACAGCCGTGTTCTTGAGCACCGGCATCCCTCTCTTGTACCAGGGGCAGGAGGTAGGCATGGGATATGGGATGTCTGGAAGCAGAGACTACCGGGTGCGCTCCACGGTCAATTGGCAGAACCCAGCGGCCACCGTCCTGGCCAGGCACTACCAGAAATTGGTGCACATCAGGGCCCAGTTCCCCGCGTTTGCCAGGCAGTTCGAGGACAGCAACGGCGACTTGCGCATCGATGGCGCGGACCGCTCCGTACAGGTGCGCTTGTCCACCAGTGCCGCGGATGTCTATGCCTTCGGACGCCCCTGGCAGGATCAAAACGGCGTCGTGGTCATGAACTTTTCTGGCACCCCTGTGGCCTGTGAGGTGGTGGTTCAGCCCATCTCGTGGGCAGAGTTCAGCGACCCCTTCGACCCGGCGAAGTGGTACTATCTGAACGACCTCTATGCTGGCCAGTCCTCGCCCATGCTGGGCGCGTCGTTGGACAGGCTGCGGGTGAGCCTGGCCGCCTACGGCGTAGGGGTTTTCACCATCAGTACCGTTGAGCAGCGAGTGCAGCTGCCGCCGCTCACGGTGGCCGTGGACAGACCGGACCAGGAGGGCGCGATTGTCGGCTGGCAGTTACTTCAAAACTACCCCAATCCATTCAACTCTGTGACCAAGATCCGCTACTGGCTGGCCAGTGCCTGCGAGGTGCATCTGCAAGTCTTCGATGTACGAGGCAGGAGGGTGAAAACCCTGTTTGAAGGTGGCCAATCGGAAGGGGAGCACGTGGCAATGTGGGACGGGAGCGCCGAGGACGGCAAGCAGGTTCCCACTGGACTCTACTTCGTGCGGCTGCTGACCAGGGAATGGACAGACGTGCGCAAAATGGTCTTGGTCAGATGA